From the genome of Taeniopygia guttata chromosome 31, bTaeGut7.mat, whole genome shotgun sequence, one region includes:
- the TM7SF2 gene encoding delta(14)-sterol reductase TM7SF2 isoform X1 — protein MEPPRAPPTPELEFGGPWGAGALTLLLPLGLVGVVSACVGEGQGWGTPTLALPTPPALALVLAWVGAHGLGSCCGPPRSPGDTPGALRDLGWLLALGGALGGALALGVPLPPLCPLLPPLAAAASSVAFGLGLLILARRRLRGGGTGPLVYEFFVGGEPGSPLEPPESLHWERVGLCAWLLVLAAALGEQQRLWGSPSLPLALVAAAQSVPVLRRLRELSRNCPPSPGGFLGVFGALAWGPFGGPLPALLLLQRPQNRLGGAGGAACGGLYALGLWIFHGATTQRSLFSRDPRDPRVAGLPTVPTATGQVLLAGGWWGLVRRPDDLGELLMALGWTLPCGLSPPLLLLLAGAALRELRALVGERRQRRRFGGAWGGLCQRVPHRLLPLVY, from the exons ATGGAgcccccccgagccccgcccACCCccgagctggaatttggggggccCTGGG GCGCGGGGGCTCtgacgctgctgctgccgctggggCTGGTGGGGGTGGTCAGCGCCTgcgtgggggaggggcagggctgggggacccccaccctggccctgcccaCCCCCCCCGCCCTGGCGCTCGTCCTCGCCTGGGTGGGCGCCCAcgggctggggagctgctgcggACCCCCGAGG agccccggtGACACCCCTGGAGCCCTGCGGGACCTCGGCT GGCTCCTGGCGCTGGGGGGGGCGCTGGGGGGGGCTCTGGCCCTGGGGGTCCCCCTGccccccctctgccccctcctccccccgcTGGCGGCGGCCGCGTCCAGCGTGGCCTTCGGCCTCGGGCTCCTCATCCTCGCacggcggcggctgcgggggGGGGGCACCG gacccctcgTGTACGAATTCTTCGTGGGGGGAGAACCGGGGTCCCCCCTGGAGCCCCCCGAGAGTCTCCACTGGGAGCGGGTCGGGCTCTGCGCCTGG ctgctggtgctggcggcagctctgggggagcagcagcGGCTTTGGGGGTCCCCGTCGCTGCCCCTCGCGCTGGTGGCGGCCGCTCAGAGTGTCCCGGTGCTGCGGCGCCTCAGG gagctgagcaggaaCTGCCCCCCCAGTCCCGGGGGGTTCCTCGGAGTGTTCGGGGCTCTGGCCTGGGGCCCTTTTGGGGGTCCCCTCccggctctgctgctgctgcaaagacCCCAAAACAGGctggggggagccgggggggCTGCCTGTGGGGGGCTCTACG ccctggggctgtggatCTTCCACGGTGCCACCACCCAGAGGAGCCTCTTCAGCCGCGACCCCCGAGACCCTCGAGTGGCCG GTCTCCCCACAGTCCCCACGGCCAcggggcaggtgctgctggcgGGGGGCTGGTGGGGGCTGGTGCGACGCCCCGATGACCTCGGGGAGCTGCTGATGGCCTTGGGCTGGACCCTCCCCTGCG ggctgtccccaccgctgctgctgctcctggcaggggcCGCGCTCCGCGAGCTCCGAGCGCTGGTgggggagcggcggcagcggcgccgCTTTGGGGGGGCCTGGGGGGGCCTGTGCCAGCGTGTCCCCCACCGGCTGCTGCCCCTCGTCTACTGA
- the TM7SF2 gene encoding delta(14)-sterol reductase TM7SF2 isoform X2, with product MEPPRAPPTPELEFGGPWGAGALTLLLPLGLVGVVSACVGEGQGWGTPTLALPTPPALALVLAWVGAHGLGSCCGPPRSPGDTPGALRDLGWLLALGGALGGALALGVPLPPLCPLLPPLAAAASSVAFGLGLLILARRRLRGGGTGPLVYEFFVGGEPGSPLEPPESLHWERVGLCAWELSRNCPPSPGGFLGVFGALAWGPFGGPLPALLLLQRPQNRLGGAGGAACGGLYALGLWIFHGATTQRSLFSRDPRDPRVAGLPTVPTATGQVLLAGGWWGLVRRPDDLGELLMALGWTLPCGLSPPLLLLLAGAALRELRALVGERRQRRRFGGAWGGLCQRVPHRLLPLVY from the exons ATGGAgcccccccgagccccgcccACCCccgagctggaatttggggggccCTGGG GCGCGGGGGCTCtgacgctgctgctgccgctggggCTGGTGGGGGTGGTCAGCGCCTgcgtgggggaggggcagggctgggggacccccaccctggccctgcccaCCCCCCCCGCCCTGGCGCTCGTCCTCGCCTGGGTGGGCGCCCAcgggctggggagctgctgcggACCCCCGAGG agccccggtGACACCCCTGGAGCCCTGCGGGACCTCGGCT GGCTCCTGGCGCTGGGGGGGGCGCTGGGGGGGGCTCTGGCCCTGGGGGTCCCCCTGccccccctctgccccctcctccccccgcTGGCGGCGGCCGCGTCCAGCGTGGCCTTCGGCCTCGGGCTCCTCATCCTCGCacggcggcggctgcgggggGGGGGCACCG gacccctcgTGTACGAATTCTTCGTGGGGGGAGAACCGGGGTCCCCCCTGGAGCCCCCCGAGAGTCTCCACTGGGAGCGGGTCGGGCTCTGCGCCTGG gagctgagcaggaaCTGCCCCCCCAGTCCCGGGGGGTTCCTCGGAGTGTTCGGGGCTCTGGCCTGGGGCCCTTTTGGGGGTCCCCTCccggctctgctgctgctgcaaagacCCCAAAACAGGctggggggagccgggggggCTGCCTGTGGGGGGCTCTACG ccctggggctgtggatCTTCCACGGTGCCACCACCCAGAGGAGCCTCTTCAGCCGCGACCCCCGAGACCCTCGAGTGGCCG GTCTCCCCACAGTCCCCACGGCCAcggggcaggtgctgctggcgGGGGGCTGGTGGGGGCTGGTGCGACGCCCCGATGACCTCGGGGAGCTGCTGATGGCCTTGGGCTGGACCCTCCCCTGCG ggctgtccccaccgctgctgctgctcctggcaggggcCGCGCTCCGCGAGCTCCGAGCGCTGGTgggggagcggcggcagcggcgccgCTTTGGGGGGGCCTGGGGGGGCCTGTGCCAGCGTGTCCCCCACCGGCTGCTGCCCCTCGTCTACTGA
- the ZNHIT2 gene encoding zinc finger HIT domain-containing protein 2 has protein sequence MAAAGPDAPCGLCSAPAAPYTCPRCHRRLCSLRCYRAHGPCAEAFYRDQVLEALRAERSSPPSPALRGPRGAREAGDAARPAGRGLWEQLSEAERDGFRRLLSSGEAAALLPPWRPWWWRGRGRVEELGDGSGAEEEADEEGGAGRPGPAPPVPAAVPPLSALRAAAPSPLVRFQLPNALFGYAFALSLHGGDEALLPELPDAAIAASAALRGRRPFGSTAEALLSARRDARAAGLPLCPLGDSGTLRAVAQLLEGRDSRDPGADVAAALWHLWRLLRAGARALPPPERSRFRAARRKVGFLLSWSRGATEELAQLAREAWEVHAEVAAEEAAVAQIREGLEKVWGGPRPPPREERTPWMVTDGAGVERVEEVFGGPPAVGTGRGVRGRQLIEELD, from the coding sequence atggcggcggccgggccggacGCTCCGTGCGGGCTCTGcagcgctcccgccgccccctACACGTGCCCGCGCTGCCACCGCCGCCTCTGCTCCCTGCGCTGCTACCGCGCCCACGGCCCCTGCGCCGAGGCCTTTTACCGCGATCAGGTTCTCGAGGCGCTGCGCGCCGAGCGCAGCtccccgccgagccccgcgctGCGCGGGCCGCGCGGAGCACGCGAGGCCGGGGATGCAGCGCGGCCTGCGGGCCgcgggctgtgggagcagctcagCGAGGCGGAGCGCGACGGGTTCCGGCGGCTGCTGAGCTCCGGGGAggccgcggcgctgctgccgccgtGGCGGCCGTGGTGGTGGCGCGGCCGGGGGCGGGTGGAGGAGCTCGGGGACGGCTCGGGGGCCGAGGAGGAGGCGGACGAGGAGGGCGGCGCGGgtcggcccggccccgcaccgcCCGTGCCGGCCGCGGTGCCGCCGCTGAGCGCGCTGCGCGCCGCGGCCCCGTCCCCGCTGGTGCGGTTCCAGCTGCCGAACGCGCTGTTCGGTTACGCCTTCGCGCTGAGCCTGCACGGCGGGGACGAGGCGCTGCTGCCCGAGCTCCCCGACGCCGCCATCGCCGCCTCGGCCGCGCTGCGCGGCCGCCGCCCGTTCGGCAGCACGGCCGAGGCGCTGCTGAGCGCCCGGCGCGACGCCCGCGCCGCGGGGCTGCCGCTCTGCCCGCTCGGCGACAGCGGCACGCTCCGGGCCGTGGCGCAGCTGCTGGAGGGCCGCGACAGCCGCGACCCCGGCGCCGACGTGGCAGCGGCTCTGTGGCACCTGTGGCGGCTGCTGAGAGCGGGGGCGCGGGCGCTGCCGCCCCCCGAGCGGAGCCGCTTCCGAGCGGCCCGCAGGAAGGTCGGgttcctgctgagctggagccGCGGGGCCACCGAGGAGCTCGCCCAGCTCGCCCGGGAGGCGTGGGAGGTTCACGCCGAGGTGGCCGCGGAGGAGGCGGCGGTGGCCCAAAtcagggaggggctggagaaggTCTGGGGGGGCCCCCGGCCGCCCCCCCGGGAGGAGCGGACGCCCTGGATGGTCACGGACGGGGCCGGCGTGGAGAGGGTtgaggaggtttttgggggtcccccgGCTGTCGGTACTGGCAGGGGGGTACGGGGCCGGCAGCTGATCGAGGAGCTGGACTGA